CCCGAATCTGATGAGCTTTTTATTGATCTCGGTGAAATCATCATCAACCGGGAATCAATCGACGGAGGTGTAATGTGAAAACACGATCTCGCATACTTTTCCAGATCTGCCTGCTGGCAATAATTATCGGCTGTGCCGATGTTGCCTTTTCTGCCCAATGTAATGTGACGACAACAGCCCTCAACTTCGGCAATTATGACCCCCTCTCATCGGCCCCGACAGATTCGTCGGCAACGGTTAACATCACCTGCCGAACCCCGGCCCGCAATCCTCAGGTCGTGACCTTTCAACTCACCTCGGGTGGCTCCGGCACTCCGGCGCAAAGATCCATGTTGCATCAGTCGGGAGGTGGATCACTTTTTTACAACATCTATTCAAACCCCGGGCGGAATCAGATTATTGGCGACGGGTCTGGCGGTTCAACGACATTTACCCGAACCGTTGACAAGACATCCCCCTGGAGCCTGCAACTCTATGGCAGAATTGATCCCTTGCAAGTTGTGCCGGTCGGACTCTATTCCGACACAATAATTGCTACAATCCTCTGGTAATCCAATTTTTTGCACTCAGATCGACAATCTGTTATTGTGTCGGAATAATTTTAATTTGACTCAAACAAAGGGGAAACAATGTCCAAAGTAAAGAATGACGACAAGGTAAAAGTTCACTACACAGGCACTCTTGAAGACGGTACCGTCTTCGATTCGTCGCGCGAGCGGGAGCCGCTTGAATTTACCGTCGGTGGTGGTGAAATGATCAAAGGGTTTGATTCGGCGGTCGTCGGCATGGAAGTCGGTGAATCGAAGAAATTTACCATAGAAGCTGCGGATGCTTACGGCGAGCGTCGTGATGAGATGGTTTTCCAGGTTGAGCGGAGCCAGCTCCCGGAAGGGATGGAGCCGGAGGTTGGACAACATCTCCAAACCGAGGCCGAAGGCGGTCATCCGGTGATTCTGGAAATTGTTGCCATTGAGGATGCAAACGTCACCCTAGACGGCAACCACCCACTGGCCGGCAAGGATCTGAACTTCGATATCGAAGTGATGGGAATCGCTTAACGCCGATCCGGCATCAGACGAAAAAAAGGGGCTGCGATTGCAGCCCCTTTTTCATTTGGAAGAAGAGAAGTTTTATAAATTTGAAGCTTCATCCTTGAGATACTCAGCCACGCCATCGGCATCCGGGCGCATCGCCTTGTCGCCCTTTTCCCAACCAGCCGGGCAAACTTCACCGTACTTCTCGGTAAACTGCAGGGCGTCGATCATCCGCAGCATCTCATCAACATTGCGCCCAAGCGGCAGGTCGTTGACCACCTGATGGCGGACGACTCCGTCTTTATCGATCAGGAAAGAGCCGCGGAAGGCGACGCCGGCCTCACCGAACTCGACATCGTAAGCCTGGCAAATCTCGTGTTTAACATCGGCAACGAGCGGATAGGTAACCTGGCCGATACCACCCTCTTCAACCGGAGTGTTGCGCCAGGCGGCATGGGTAAATTGAGAATCGATCGAGCAACCGATAACCTGAACGCCACGATCCTCAAACTCCTTGATCAGCTTCGAAAAAGCAATCAGTTCGGTCGGGCAGACGAAGGTAAAGTCAAGCGGGTAGAAGAACAGGACGACGTACTGTTCCGCGAACTCAGACAGGGAAAAATCAGCTTTTATAGTTCCATCAGCCAGTACAGCTGCAGCAGTAAAATCCGGGGCTTGCTTACCTACCAGTACGCTCATAATCACATTCTCCTTTTTGGTTGGGATGAGTTAATATTGAAATTGGAAGTCATTTTACCGACTTAATTTCGACTGTCAAGCAAAACATGACAAAAACGGTTATATTTTCACGCCAAGCCTGAGGTCGATGGAATGTAACGAAAGAGAATAGATTTTGCAACTTCGGTAAAGCGGTCTTATTTGTTCTTTTTTCCATGCACATCCGGGTGGTGCTCCACCATGCAGGAATCGCAGATGCCATGGCTGAACACCATTCCGGCATGCCGGGACAGATAATCCTCAATCCTGTTCCATAAACCATCATCATCCCTGACTTTCTTGCAGTGCATACAGATGGGAAAAATGTTTCTCAAGTCCTCTATTTCCTGTATCGACCTGTCCAACTCAGAATCGATAACGTCCTTCTCTTCCTGGAGGATCTGTTTCTCCTGCTCAAGCCGACTCTTTTCGATAAGCAGTCCGTAACTGCCCAGCAACGGCTTAAGAAATTCAACGTCGGCATCGCTATAGCCATCCTCGCGGTTGGATACGGCCATAATTCCGACAATCTCTCCGCCTGAATCCCGAATTGGCATGCCGAGGAAAGATTTCAGCGGCGGATGGCCGGATTCCTTGGGATATCCGCCCCGACGCGGATCGGCATCAGGATCATTTGCAATCACCGGTTCTCCGGTTTTGAATACAGACCCCCAGAGACTGTCAAAATTGAAAAAATCAAGTCCCGAGGCGACGTTCTCGTTGTAAAAACGATCCGTATCATCGTTCCAGGCGATATTGGAAATCCCGTGCGACTTTATGAACGGCGTCCCGTCATCCTGGTGCATCAACTCGCAGATAAACCCGATCTCGCTGTCGGTCAGGTCGATCAGATTCTGCAACGTTCTCTCGCACCAGCCATAGTATATCCCCTTGTCCATGTAGTCTTGCTGCAGGACGACAATCGACTCCATCAGCAGCTTTTTTCTGACCAGCCGGTTCTCCGACCTGACGCGCAAAATAGCATT
The genomic region above belongs to Desulfuromonas sp. and contains:
- a CDS encoding SCPU domain-containing protein, with translation MNRRRCNVKTRSRILFQICLLAIIIGCADVAFSAQCNVTTTALNFGNYDPLSSAPTDSSATVNITCRTPARNPQVVTFQLTSGGSGTPAQRSMLHQSGGGSLFYNIYSNPGRNQIIGDGSGGSTTFTRTVDKTSPWSLQLYGRIDPLQVVPVGLYSDTIIATILW
- a CDS encoding peptidylprolyl isomerase; this encodes MSKVKNDDKVKVHYTGTLEDGTVFDSSREREPLEFTVGGGEMIKGFDSAVVGMEVGESKKFTIEAADAYGERRDEMVFQVERSQLPEGMEPEVGQHLQTEAEGGHPVILEIVAIEDANVTLDGNHPLAGKDLNFDIEVMGIA
- a CDS encoding peroxidase, giving the protein MSVLVGKQAPDFTAAAVLADGTIKADFSLSEFAEQYVVLFFYPLDFTFVCPTELIAFSKLIKEFEDRGVQVIGCSIDSQFTHAAWRNTPVEEGGIGQVTYPLVADVKHEICQAYDVEFGEAGVAFRGSFLIDKDGVVRHQVVNDLPLGRNVDEMLRMIDALQFTEKYGEVCPAGWEKGDKAMRPDADGVAEYLKDEASNL